One genomic region from Mesorhizobium terrae encodes:
- a CDS encoding DinB family protein produces MKRHFMMFAAYNQWANNRLYNAAADLTDEEFNRNTGAFFGSMMGTLNHLLVTDRIWMKRFTGEGDAPSALDAIIQKALPALWVARETEDKRIVDWVERLGDADIAGRFSYLTADMRTISQRLAPALDHVFNHQTHHRGQAHMILTVLGRPSLSLDLMYFQRAEEGRAYA; encoded by the coding sequence ATGAAAAGGCATTTCATGATGTTCGCCGCCTATAATCAATGGGCCAACAACCGCCTCTACAACGCCGCCGCCGACCTGACCGACGAAGAATTCAACCGCAACACCGGCGCTTTCTTCGGTTCGATGATGGGCACGTTGAATCACCTGCTTGTCACGGACCGCATCTGGATGAAGCGTTTCACCGGTGAAGGCGACGCGCCGTCGGCACTCGATGCCATCATTCAAAAAGCCCTGCCGGCTCTGTGGGTGGCCCGCGAAACCGAAGACAAGCGTATTGTCGACTGGGTTGAACGACTGGGCGATGCGGATATCGCCGGCCGCTTTTCCTATCTGACGGCGGATATGCGGACAATCTCGCAGAGGCTGGCGCCGGCACTCGATCACGTTTTCAACCACCAGACGCACCACCGTGGGCAGGCTCACATGATCCTGACAGTTCTCGGACGCCCTTCCTTGTCTTTGGATCTCATGTATTTCCAGCGCGCAGAAGAAGGGCGCGCCTACGCGTAA
- a CDS encoding glutathione S-transferase family protein: protein MTILLYDLVGRDEKLPYSPHCWKAKMALAHKGLAFETLPTRFLDIAQVENGLSKTVPVIRDGDRAVADSFAIALHLEGAYPDRPTLFGGEGGKAMARFVERWTQITMHPFITTAIVFDIFQMQDERNVPYFRSSREARLGKRLEDVSAARDAGLGAFRASLEPLRSTLSYQPYLGGHSPLFADYIVFGALQWARVSSPYSLLDHDDPIDEWFRRCLGLFGGLGAGVPAAA from the coding sequence ATGACCATTTTGCTCTACGATCTCGTCGGCCGGGACGAAAAGCTCCCCTACAGCCCGCATTGCTGGAAGGCGAAAATGGCGCTCGCCCACAAGGGACTGGCGTTCGAAACGCTTCCGACCCGCTTCCTCGATATCGCCCAGGTCGAAAATGGACTGTCCAAGACCGTTCCGGTTATCCGCGACGGTGACCGGGCTGTGGCGGATTCCTTCGCAATCGCTCTCCACCTCGAAGGGGCCTATCCGGACAGGCCGACGCTTTTCGGCGGCGAAGGCGGCAAGGCGATGGCTCGCTTCGTCGAGCGCTGGACACAGATCACCATGCACCCGTTCATCACCACCGCCATCGTGTTCGACATCTTCCAGATGCAGGATGAGCGCAATGTGCCCTATTTCCGCAGCAGCCGCGAAGCACGACTGGGCAAGCGGCTCGAAGATGTTTCCGCTGCGCGCGACGCAGGCCTCGGCGCGTTCAGGGCCTCCCTGGAACCCCTGCGCAGCACGCTTTCCTACCAGCCCTATCTTGGTGGGCACTCGCCTTTGTTTGCCGACTATATCGTCTTTGGCGCGCTGCAATGGGCGCGCGTGAGTTCGCCCTATTCGCTGCTCGACCACGACGATCCGATCGACGAATGGTTCCGCCGTTGCCTCGGTCTGTTCGGCGGGTTGGGTGCCGGCGTTCCCGCGGCGGCCTGA
- the ndk gene encoding nucleoside-diphosphate kinase, producing MAIERTFSMIKPDATKRNLTGAITKMLEDAGLRVVASRRVWMSLREAQGFYAVHKDRPFFGELTEFMSSGPTIVQVLEGDNAIAKNREVMGATNPANAAEGTIRKVHALSIGENSVHGSDAPETAAEEIAYWFSGTEIVG from the coding sequence ATGGCGATCGAACGCACCTTCTCGATGATCAAGCCGGATGCCACCAAGCGTAACCTCACGGGCGCCATCACCAAGATGCTCGAGGACGCCGGCCTGCGCGTCGTCGCATCGCGCCGCGTCTGGATGAGCCTGCGCGAAGCCCAGGGCTTCTACGCCGTCCACAAGGACCGCCCCTTCTTTGGCGAACTGACCGAATTCATGTCGTCGGGCCCGACGATCGTGCAGGTTCTGGAAGGCGACAACGCCATCGCCAAGAACCGCGAAGTGATGGGCGCCACCAACCCGGCCAACGCCGCCGAAGGCACCATCCGCAAGGTACACGCACTGTCGATCGGCGAGAACTCGGTGCACGGCTCGGACGCGCCGGAAACTGCTGCCGAAGAGATCGCCTACTGGTTCTCGGGCACCGAAATCGTCGGCTGA
- a CDS encoding molybdenum cofactor biosynthesis protein MoaE produces MADPVQPKIKIQAQDFDIAAEIGELTAGRADIGAVVTFSGLCRDEAGALVALELEHYPGMAEAEIGRIAVEAIGRWPLQGLTVIHRHGRIRPGENIVLVVTASAHRLAAFEAANFLMDYLKSRAPFWKKEHRADGSDGGWVEAKDSDEAAAARWR; encoded by the coding sequence GTGGCCGATCCCGTCCAACCGAAAATCAAAATCCAGGCGCAGGACTTCGATATCGCCGCCGAGATCGGGGAACTGACCGCGGGGCGTGCTGACATTGGCGCGGTCGTCACTTTTTCGGGCCTCTGCCGCGATGAGGCTGGCGCGCTGGTTGCCCTGGAACTCGAGCACTATCCTGGCATGGCGGAAGCCGAGATCGGCCGCATCGCGGTCGAGGCCATCGGCCGGTGGCCACTGCAGGGGCTCACCGTCATTCATCGCCACGGCAGGATCCGGCCGGGTGAGAACATCGTCCTGGTGGTGACGGCGTCGGCGCATCGGCTGGCTGCCTTCGAGGCCGCCAATTTCCTGATGGACTATTTGAAATCGCGCGCGCCCTTCTGGAAGAAGGAACATCGCGCTGACGGCTCCGACGGCGGCTGGGTCGAAGCCAAGGACAGTGACGAGGCGGCGGCTGCGCGCTGGCGTTGA
- the moaD gene encoding molybdopterin converting factor subunit 1, whose product MKLIYFAWVRERIGKSEEDVDLPGDVTTVAELLTWLKSRGEEYENALRHPRSIRVAINQEHVEHSERIAGAREIALFPPMTGG is encoded by the coding sequence ATGAAGCTCATCTATTTCGCCTGGGTGCGCGAGCGCATCGGCAAGTCCGAGGAAGACGTCGATCTGCCGGGCGACGTGACGACGGTGGCCGAACTGCTGACCTGGCTGAAATCGCGCGGCGAGGAATATGAAAACGCCTTGCGGCATCCGCGCTCCATCCGCGTCGCCATCAATCAGGAACATGTCGAGCACAGCGAGAGAATCGCGGGGGCACGAGAGATCGCGCTGTTCCCGCCGATGACCGGGGGGTGA
- the pgsA gene encoding CDP-diacylglycerol--glycerol-3-phosphate 3-phosphatidyltransferase, producing the protein MARRAFNLPNMLTYARIVAVPMVVVCFFLEGHLKSSDFARWLALAIFLAASITDYFDGYLARAWQQTSNIGKMLDPIADKLLVSTCLLLLAADDEGIAGWSLWAAIIILCREILVSGLREYLAALKVSVPVTQLAKWKTAIQMVAIAFLLAGPAGDKIFPFTTQTGLVLLWIAAVVTLYTGYDYFRAGLKHIVDE; encoded by the coding sequence ATGGCAAGACGCGCATTCAACCTCCCGAATATGCTCACTTATGCCCGCATCGTCGCGGTGCCGATGGTCGTGGTGTGCTTTTTCCTCGAAGGCCATCTGAAATCGAGCGATTTCGCCCGTTGGCTGGCTCTGGCGATCTTCCTTGCCGCCTCCATCACCGATTATTTCGACGGCTATCTGGCGCGCGCCTGGCAACAGACTTCCAACATCGGCAAGATGCTGGACCCGATTGCCGACAAACTTCTGGTCTCGACCTGTCTGCTTCTGCTCGCCGCCGACGATGAGGGCATCGCCGGCTGGTCGCTTTGGGCAGCGATCATCATCCTGTGCCGCGAGATTCTCGTCTCGGGCCTGCGCGAATATCTGGCCGCGCTGAAGGTTTCCGTGCCGGTCACGCAGCTCGCCAAGTGGAAGACGGCGATCCAGATGGTGGCGATCGCCTTCCTTTTGGCCGGGCCTGCCGGCGACAAGATTTTCCCCTTCACCACCCAGACCGGGCTGGTGCTGCTCTGGATCGCGGCCGTGGTGACGCTCTATACTGGCTACGATTATTTCCGCGCCGGCTTGAAGCATATCGTCGACGAATAG
- the uvrC gene encoding excinuclease ABC subunit UvrC, producing MSSGKQKNGHAAGEDLPDVDLDDEDSGELEVTPSGPELAFTTVDWTQHAGDTEGMVGAEVIQTLVKRLPNAPGVYRMMNTAGDVLYVGKARSLKKRVTQYAQGRFHTNRIGRMVRETATMEFVVTRTEIEALLLEANLIKRLRPRFNVLLRDDKSFPYILLTGDHASPGIYKHRGARSRKGDYFGPFASAQAVGRTINSLQRAFLLRSCTDSFYENRTRPCLLYQIKRCAGPCTGEISQTGYAELVDEAKGFLSGRSQKVKTEISAAMQVAAENLDFEHAAIYRDRLAALAHVQSHQGINPQSVEEADVFAIHQEGGQVCIQVFFFRTGQNWGNRAYFPKADPAMEAAEVLGSFLAQFYDDKPTPRTVLLSHAVDEQELLAEALSTRAGRKVSISVPQRGEKKDLTDHALQNAREALGRRLAETSTQARLLAGFAETFGLEKPPVRIEVYDNSHIMGTNAVGAMVVAGPEGFVKNQYRKFNIRSTEITPGDDFGMMREVMERRFSRLIKEHGDEPAGEGDAEPDDIVSASFPAWPDVILIDGGQGQMSAVRKILADLGIQDRVVAIGVAKGQDREAGRERFFAEGKPSFTLPVRDPVLYFIQRLRDEAHRFAIGSHRARRKKEMVKSPLDEIAGIGPGRKRALLLHFGTAKAVSRAAIEDLMTVDGISEQVARLVYNHFHEN from the coding sequence ATGAGTTCCGGCAAACAAAAAAACGGACATGCGGCGGGCGAGGACCTGCCCGACGTCGATCTGGACGATGAAGACAGCGGCGAACTGGAGGTAACGCCGTCCGGTCCCGAGCTTGCATTCACGACAGTCGACTGGACGCAGCATGCCGGCGACACCGAAGGCATGGTGGGTGCCGAGGTCATCCAGACGCTCGTAAAGCGCCTGCCAAACGCGCCGGGCGTCTACCGGATGATGAACACCGCCGGCGACGTGCTCTATGTCGGCAAGGCGCGCAGCCTGAAGAAGCGCGTCACCCAATATGCGCAAGGCCGCTTTCACACCAACCGCATCGGCCGGATGGTGCGCGAGACGGCGACGATGGAATTCGTCGTCACCCGCACCGAAATCGAAGCGCTGTTGTTGGAAGCCAATCTTATCAAGAGATTGCGGCCGCGCTTTAACGTCCTTTTGCGCGACGACAAATCGTTTCCGTATATCTTGCTCACCGGCGACCATGCATCGCCCGGCATCTACAAGCATCGCGGCGCGCGCTCGCGCAAGGGCGACTATTTCGGCCCGTTCGCCTCGGCGCAGGCGGTGGGGCGCACCATCAATTCGCTGCAGCGAGCTTTTTTGCTCAGGAGCTGCACCGATTCTTTCTACGAGAACCGCACGCGGCCCTGCCTGCTCTATCAGATCAAGCGCTGCGCCGGGCCGTGCACCGGCGAGATATCGCAAACCGGTTATGCCGAGCTGGTCGATGAGGCGAAGGGTTTCCTGTCCGGTCGCAGCCAGAAGGTGAAGACCGAGATTTCCGCCGCCATGCAGGTGGCCGCCGAAAATCTCGATTTCGAGCATGCCGCGATCTACCGCGATAGGCTGGCGGCGCTGGCCCATGTGCAGAGCCATCAAGGCATCAATCCGCAATCGGTGGAAGAAGCCGACGTCTTCGCCATCCATCAGGAGGGCGGTCAGGTCTGCATCCAGGTTTTCTTCTTCCGCACCGGCCAGAACTGGGGCAACCGCGCCTATTTCCCAAAGGCCGATCCTGCCATGGAAGCCGCCGAAGTGCTGGGCTCTTTCCTCGCCCAGTTCTATGACGACAAGCCGACGCCGCGCACGGTGCTGCTTTCGCATGCTGTGGACGAGCAGGAATTGCTCGCCGAGGCACTTTCCACCCGCGCCGGCCGCAAGGTGTCGATCTCAGTGCCGCAACGCGGCGAGAAGAAGGATCTGACCGACCACGCCTTGCAGAATGCGCGCGAGGCGCTGGGCCGTCGCCTCGCCGAAACCTCGACGCAGGCAAGGCTACTGGCCGGTTTCGCCGAGACGTTCGGGCTCGAGAAGCCACCCGTGCGCATCGAGGTCTACGACAACTCGCACATCATGGGCACCAACGCCGTCGGCGCCATGGTCGTCGCCGGTCCGGAAGGTTTTGTCAAAAACCAGTATCGCAAGTTCAACATCCGCTCGACCGAGATCACCCCCGGCGACGATTTCGGCATGATGCGCGAGGTGATGGAGCGCCGCTTCTCGCGCCTGATCAAGGAACATGGCGACGAGCCGGCGGGCGAAGGGGATGCCGAGCCGGACGACATCGTCTCCGCCAGTTTCCCGGCCTGGCCGGATGTAATCCTGATCGACGGTGGCCAAGGCCAGATGTCGGCCGTGCGCAAGATTCTCGCCGATCTCGGCATACAGGATCGTGTCGTGGCCATCGGCGTTGCCAAGGGCCAGGACCGCGAGGCCGGCCGCGAACGGTTTTTTGCCGAGGGCAAGCCATCCTTCACGCTGCCGGTGCGCGATCCCGTGCTCTATTTCATCCAGCGCCTGCGCGACGAGGCGCACCGTTTCGCCATCGGCTCGCATCGCGCCCGCCGCAAGAAGGAGATGGTGAAGAGCCCGCTCGACGAGATCGCCGGCATCGGCCCTGGCCGCAAGCGCGCGCTGCTGCTGCATTTCGGTACTGCCAAGGCGGTCAGCCGCGCCGCAATCGAGGACCTGATGACCGTCGACGGTATCTCGGAACAGGTCGCACGACTTGTTTACAATCATTTTCACGAGAATTGA
- a CDS encoding SDR family oxidoreductase, with amino-acid sequence MTTAAIGTALVTGGAKRIGRAIVEDLAANGFAVAIHCNRSRADAETLAADIVASGGRAAVVSADLTDMDAVGGLIDAAAEKLGPVDLLVNNASLFEEDTIENFDWAGWDRHFAVHVKAPALLAQRFASALPAGREGLVVNVIDQRVWRPTPRYFSYALSKSALWAATQTLAQALAPRIRVNAIGPGPTLKGARQNDRDFQTQLDGVLLKRGPTLGEFGATIRYLWGVRSVTGQMIALDGGQHLAWQTPDVAGVVE; translated from the coding sequence ATGACAACCGCGGCCATTGGAACGGCTCTCGTCACCGGCGGAGCGAAGCGGATCGGCAGGGCGATCGTCGAAGACCTGGCTGCGAACGGATTCGCTGTCGCCATTCATTGCAACCGCTCGCGCGCGGACGCGGAAACCCTCGCTGCCGATATCGTTGCCAGTGGCGGTCGCGCCGCTGTCGTTTCAGCCGACTTGACCGATATGGATGCGGTGGGCGGTCTGATCGATGCGGCAGCCGAAAAGCTCGGACCGGTCGACCTTCTGGTCAACAATGCATCTCTATTCGAAGAAGACACGATCGAGAATTTCGACTGGGCAGGTTGGGACAGGCATTTTGCCGTCCACGTAAAGGCGCCCGCGCTTCTTGCGCAGCGATTCGCCAGTGCTTTGCCGGCGGGTCGCGAAGGGTTGGTCGTCAACGTGATCGACCAGCGTGTCTGGCGGCCAACGCCGCGCTATTTTTCCTACGCGCTATCGAAGTCAGCATTGTGGGCGGCCACCCAGACATTGGCGCAGGCCCTCGCGCCGCGCATCCGCGTCAACGCGATTGGGCCGGGGCCGACGCTGAAGGGCGCGCGTCAGAACGACCGTGATTTCCAGACGCAGCTCGATGGGGTGTTGTTGAAGCGTGGCCCGACGCTTGGCGAATTTGGCGCGACGATACGATATCTGTGGGGTGTGCGCTCGGTGACCGGGCAGATGATCGCATTGGATGGCGGCCAGCATCTGGCCTGGCAGACACCTGATGTGGCAGGCGTGGTGGAATGA
- a CDS encoding outer membrane protein: MHINHKFARPAVAALGLLALVGTVPAFAADVVSEEPPAPAPVAELPVASWAGAYAGVNLGYGFSGRTRLEDQDTRINKNGFVGGAFAGYNWQQDNFVYGVEGDLGYNGTKGSSNDFKAKSGLEGSLRARLGYSVSPNILLYGTAGGAAEKLKVTDQLAGVSDSKAMLGWTAGVGTDIKLTDNVFGRVEYRYTDYGSKTFDNIGKVKDSDNRIQFGVGMKF, from the coding sequence ATGCATATCAACCACAAATTCGCGCGGCCGGCCGTTGCAGCACTCGGGTTGCTGGCTCTCGTCGGCACCGTTCCCGCCTTCGCCGCGGACGTCGTTTCGGAAGAGCCGCCGGCTCCGGCACCTGTCGCCGAACTGCCCGTCGCTTCCTGGGCCGGCGCCTATGCCGGTGTGAATCTCGGCTACGGCTTCTCGGGCCGCACCCGCCTTGAGGACCAGGACACCCGCATCAACAAGAACGGCTTCGTTGGCGGCGCTTTCGCCGGCTACAACTGGCAGCAGGACAACTTCGTGTACGGCGTCGAGGGCGACCTCGGCTACAACGGCACCAAGGGCTCCAGCAATGACTTCAAGGCGAAGTCGGGTCTCGAAGGCTCGCTGCGCGCCCGTCTCGGCTATTCGGTCAGCCCGAACATCCTGCTCTACGGTACGGCAGGTGGCGCGGCTGAGAAGCTGAAGGTCACCGACCAGCTCGCCGGTGTCAGCGACAGCAAGGCGATGCTCGGCTGGACTGCCGGCGTCGGCACTGACATCAAGCTGACCGACAACGTCTTCGGTCGCGTCGAGTATCGCTACACCGACTACGGCTCCAAGACCTTCGACAACATCGGCAAGGTCAAGGACAGCGACAACCGCATCCAGTTCGGTGTCGGTATGAAGTTCTGA
- a CDS encoding glutathione S-transferase family protein encodes MPSLLYASASPYSAKVRMAALYAGIAIDLKPTKTDEQPADLLVANPLGKIPVLVLDDGKAVHDSRVITQYLNRLSKNALFPRNAEKRTEAEALEALADGICDSALSMVYERRFRPEDQISQPWLDKQWAKITRALDLLNANPPKLPTKITVGQMALRATLGYLALRFAGKWEKGRGRLVRWASRFDEKFPELKGCVPS; translated from the coding sequence ATGCCCAGTCTGCTCTATGCCTCAGCCTCGCCCTACAGCGCCAAGGTGCGCATGGCCGCGCTCTATGCCGGCATCGCCATCGACCTGAAACCGACCAAAACCGACGAGCAGCCCGCCGACCTTCTTGTCGCCAACCCGCTCGGCAAGATCCCGGTTCTGGTGCTGGATGATGGCAAGGCCGTCCATGACAGCCGCGTCATCACCCAATATCTCAACAGGTTGTCGAAAAACGCGCTGTTCCCGCGCAATGCCGAAAAGCGCACGGAGGCGGAAGCCTTGGAAGCGCTTGCTGACGGCATTTGCGATTCGGCCCTGTCGATGGTCTATGAGCGCCGTTTCCGGCCCGAAGACCAGATTTCGCAACCTTGGCTCGACAAGCAGTGGGCAAAGATCACGCGGGCGCTGGATCTGCTCAATGCAAATCCACCCAAGCTGCCGACGAAGATCACCGTCGGCCAGATGGCCCTTCGCGCAACGCTGGGTTATCTCGCGCTGCGTTTCGCCGGCAAATGGGAGAAGGGGCGTGGGAGGTTGGTGCGCTGGGCGTCGCGCTTCGACGAGAAGTTTCCCGAACTGAAGGGCTGCGTGCCGTCCTGA
- a CDS encoding 23S rRNA (adenine(2030)-N(6))-methyltransferase RlmJ, with product MNYRHVYHAGNFADVVKHVVLTRLIEYLKRKDKAFRVMDTHAGIGLYDLSSTEAQKTGEWRDGIGRLAGIDAGAEVAASLAPYLDAVRACNPQAGLQFYPGSPLIARHLLRKQDRLTAIELHPQDAVRLKSRFEGDFQTRIIELDGWLALGAHLPPKEKRGLVLIDPPFEQEGEFDRLSDGVIKAYGRWPGGVYALWYPIKDRRSIADFRQRLAESGMARVLDVVFEARPDSNGERLDGTGLVVVNPPFTLEAELRLLLPVLTAAMAEPRAAGWRLDWLARDDG from the coding sequence ATGAACTATCGCCACGTCTATCATGCCGGAAATTTCGCTGACGTCGTCAAGCATGTCGTGCTGACGCGCCTGATCGAATATCTGAAACGCAAGGACAAAGCCTTCCGTGTCATGGATACGCATGCAGGCATCGGGCTCTACGATCTCTCGTCGACGGAAGCGCAGAAGACCGGCGAGTGGCGGGACGGCATTGGACGGCTGGCCGGCATCGATGCCGGTGCGGAGGTGGCGGCGTCGCTCGCGCCGTATCTCGACGCGGTGCGTGCCTGCAATCCCCAGGCAGGCCTGCAGTTCTATCCCGGTTCGCCATTGATCGCGCGGCACCTTTTGCGCAAGCAGGATCGCCTGACGGCCATCGAATTGCACCCGCAAGACGCGGTTCGCCTGAAGAGCCGTTTCGAAGGCGATTTTCAAACGCGCATTATCGAACTGGACGGTTGGCTGGCACTCGGCGCGCATCTGCCGCCCAAGGAAAAACGGGGCCTGGTGCTGATTGACCCGCCTTTCGAGCAGGAGGGTGAGTTCGATCGTCTCTCGGACGGGGTAATCAAGGCCTACGGGCGCTGGCCGGGTGGCGTCTACGCGCTCTGGTATCCGATCAAGGATCGGCGCTCGATCGCGGATTTCCGCCAGCGTCTGGCAGAGTCCGGCATGGCCAGGGTGCTCGACGTCGTTTTCGAGGCCCGGCCGGATTCCAACGGCGAGAGGCTGGACGGCACCGGGCTTGTGGTGGTGAACCCGCCATTCACGCTGGAAGCGGAGTTGCGTTTGCTGCTGCCGGTCCTAACAGCGGCCATGGCGGAGCCGCGAGCGGCCGGCTGGCGGCTCGACTGGTTAGCGCGCGACGACGGCTAG
- a CDS encoding DNA polymerase III subunit chi, with translation MAEVLFYHLTESTLEEALPGLLERSVDRGWRVVVQTGSEERRDALDQHLWTFRDDAFLAHATDHEAHPAEQPILLTTGGANPNGAQIRFLVDGALPPDLSGYDRAVFLFDGHDAGQVEAARMHWKDMKAAEHTVTYWQQTADRRWERKA, from the coding sequence TTGGCCGAGGTTCTCTTTTATCACCTGACGGAATCGACGCTGGAGGAGGCGCTGCCAGGCCTGCTGGAGCGAAGTGTCGACCGCGGCTGGCGCGTCGTCGTGCAAACAGGCAGCGAAGAGCGTCGCGACGCGTTGGATCAGCACCTGTGGACTTTCCGCGACGACGCCTTCCTTGCGCATGCGACGGACCATGAAGCCCATCCCGCGGAGCAGCCGATCTTGCTAACTACCGGAGGGGCAAATCCAAACGGCGCGCAAATCCGTTTCCTGGTCGATGGTGCCTTGCCGCCTGATCTGTCGGGTTATGACCGAGCGGTCTTCCTGTTTGACGGGCACGATGCAGGGCAGGTGGAAGCCGCTCGCATGCATTGGAAAGACATGAAGGCGGCTGAGCATACCGTGACTTACTGGCAGCAGACCGCCGACCGGCGCTGGGAGCGAAAGGCGTGA
- a CDS encoding leucyl aminopeptidase, whose amino-acid sequence MAARYSIAFSKFAAVKKGAVFVLSAEDAGISETGKAHDPANTLARALPIADFSGKFGSVAEVLAPEGAEIGRLAVIGVGKISALDEYAWMKLGGQIAASLRKAEEVAIILDLPGVEVGAAEAAGLAAGILLRGYSFDKYKTKKGDDAKDDSKAPVKITIQLSHPSAAKKAFAEIEAVVDGVCLARDLVNEPANILGPVEFADRAKELEALGVKVEILAEKEMKKLGMGSLLGVAQGSPRGARLAVLQWNGGKAKDKPVAFVGKGVTFDTGGNSMKPASGMEEMKGDMGGAAAVTGLMHALAARKAKANVVGILGLVENSVDGHAQRPGDIVTSMSGQTIEVLNTDAEGRLVLADALWYCNDRFHPKLIVDLATLTGAIMVALGQHHAGLFANDDELANRLLQAGTVTQEKLWRMPLGSEYDKLLDSKNADMKNIGGRYGGAITAAQFLQRFIKETPWAHLDIAGTAMGAPSSEINQSWGSGFGVRLLDRFVRDNYEG is encoded by the coding sequence ATGGCCGCCAGATACTCCATCGCCTTTTCCAAATTTGCTGCCGTGAAAAAAGGTGCGGTCTTCGTCCTGTCGGCGGAGGACGCCGGAATTTCGGAAACCGGCAAAGCACACGATCCTGCCAACACGCTTGCGCGGGCGCTGCCAATTGCCGACTTCTCCGGTAAATTTGGCTCTGTCGCCGAGGTGCTGGCACCTGAAGGTGCAGAAATCGGTCGATTGGCAGTGATCGGCGTCGGCAAGATATCGGCGCTGGACGAATATGCCTGGATGAAGCTTGGCGGGCAGATAGCGGCCTCGCTGCGCAAGGCGGAAGAAGTGGCGATCATACTCGATCTGCCCGGCGTGGAAGTTGGCGCAGCCGAAGCGGCCGGCCTGGCTGCCGGCATTCTTCTGCGCGGCTACTCCTTTGACAAATACAAGACGAAGAAGGGGGACGACGCCAAGGACGATAGCAAGGCTCCGGTGAAGATCACCATCCAGCTCTCGCATCCGAGTGCCGCCAAGAAGGCGTTTGCGGAAATCGAAGCCGTCGTGGACGGCGTGTGCCTGGCGCGCGACCTGGTCAACGAGCCGGCCAATATTCTGGGGCCGGTGGAATTCGCTGACCGGGCCAAGGAGCTGGAAGCGCTCGGCGTCAAGGTCGAAATCCTGGCCGAGAAGGAGATGAAAAAGCTCGGTATGGGATCCTTGCTCGGCGTCGCGCAGGGGTCGCCACGTGGCGCACGCCTGGCTGTGCTGCAATGGAATGGCGGCAAAGCCAAGGACAAGCCGGTGGCATTTGTCGGCAAGGGCGTGACCTTCGATACGGGTGGCAACTCGATGAAGCCGGCCTCCGGAATGGAGGAGATGAAGGGCGACATGGGCGGTGCCGCTGCCGTGACCGGCCTTATGCATGCACTGGCCGCCCGCAAAGCCAAGGCCAATGTGGTCGGCATTCTCGGCCTGGTGGAAAACAGCGTGGATGGCCATGCCCAGCGGCCGGGCGATATCGTCACCTCGATGTCGGGCCAGACCATCGAAGTGCTCAACACCGACGCGGAAGGCCGTCTCGTTCTGGCCGACGCGCTCTGGTATTGCAATGATCGCTTTCATCCCAAGCTGATCGTCGACCTCGCGACACTCACCGGAGCGATCATGGTGGCGCTTGGCCAGCATCATGCCGGGCTCTTCGCCAATGATGATGAACTTGCCAACCGGTTGCTGCAGGCGGGCACGGTCACGCAGGAAAAGCTCTGGCGCATGCCGCTCGGTTCCGAATACGACAAGCTGCTGGACTCAAAAAATGCCGATATGAAGAACATCGGCGGACGCTATGGCGGCGCCATTACGGCCGCGCAGTTTCTCCAGCGTTTCATCAAGGAGACCCCTTGGGCTCATCTGGACATTGCCGGTACGGCCATGGGGGCACCCTCCAGCGAGATCAATCAGTCCTGGGGATCGGGGTTCGGCGTCAGGCTTCTCGACCGGTTCGTGCGCGATAACTACGAAGGCTGA